CGCTCCAGGTGCTCGGCGCGGCAGTCGTAGTCCATCATCACGTAGCTGCGGGCCACGAGGACGCCCTGCAGGCGGCGCAGGAACTGCTGGACCTGCGGGTCGTCGGCGTCGGCGGCGTTGCCGCGGATGACGACGGCCTCGGAGGTGAGGATGGGCTCGCCGATGACCTCCAGGCCGGCGTTGCGCAGGCTGGTGCCGGTCTCGACGACATCGGCGATGATCTGGGCGACGCCGAGCTGGATGGCGGTCTCGACGGCGCCGTCGAGGTGTACGACGGAGGCGTCGATGCCCTGGTCGGCGAGGTGCTTGGCGACGATTCCCTCGTACGAGGTCGCGATGGTCATCCCGGTGAAGTCCTCGGGGCCCTTCGCGGTGCCGGGTGTGGTGGCGTAGCGGAAGGTGGAGCGCCCGAAGTTCAGCGGGAGGATCTCCTCGGCGCTGGCGCCGGAGTCGAGCAGCAGGTCGCGGCCGGTGATGCCGATGTCGAGCTTGCCGGAGGAGACGTAGATCGCGATGTCCTTGGGGCGGAGGTAGAAGAACTCCACCTCGTTCTCGGGGTCGACGACCACGAGTTCCTTGGACTCCTTGCGCATCCGGTAGCCGGCCTCATGGAGCATCGCCGACGCCGGTCCGGAGAGTGAACCCTTGTTGGGGACGGCGATGCGCAGCATGGGGCTTCCTTTGATGCGTGGTGTGCGTGGTTTGCGTGGGTGCGGACGGGCGGGTGCGGACCCGGCCCGGGCTCAGAGGTGCGCGTAGACGTCGTCGAGGGAGATCCCGCGCGCGACCATCATCACCTGGACGTGGTAGAGCAGCTGGGAGATCTCCTCGGCGGCGGCTTCCTTGCCCTCGTACTCGGCGGCCATCCAGACCTCGGCGGCCTCCTCGACGACCTTCTTGCCGATGGCATGGACGCCCTTGTGGACGAGCTCGGCGGTGCGGGAGGTGCTGGGGTCGCCTTCGACGGCCTTGTGCTGGAGCTCGGTGAAGAGCTCTTCGAAGGTCTTGGAGGGTTTGTTCGCCATGATGTCCCTAGAGTAGAGGCTCACCCGGGTGCCCCGGTGCCGGGGTTCACTCCTCGGACACTCAGCGCCAGGGTTCACTGACGGTGCGCAGGGTCATGGCGGTGGAGACGGCGGCGGTGACCGCTTCGTGGCCCTTGTCCTCGTTCGATCCTTCGAGTCCGGCGCGGTCCAGTGCCTGCTCGTCGTTGTCGCAGGTCAGTACGCCGAAGCCGACGGGAACCCCGGTGTCGATGGACACCTGGACCAGGCCCTGGGTGACGCCCTGGCAGACGTAGTCGAAGTGGGGGGTGCCTCCGCGGATGACGACGCCGAGGGCGACGATGGCGTCGTAGCCGCGCCCGGCGAGGACCTTCGCCACGACCGGGAGCTCGAAGCTGCCGGGGACGCGGAGCAGGGTGGGCTCGTCGATGCCCAGCTCGTGCAGGGCCCGCAGGGCGCCGTCGACCAGTCCGTCCATGACCTTCTCGTGCCACTGGGCCGCGATCACGGCGACTCGCAGGTCTCCGCAGTTCTTCACGCTCAGTTCGGGTGCGCCCTTGCCGCTCACAGCTCTGCTCCTCGGTGGTCGGTGGATGTACGTACGGGTGGTGGTGCTTGCTTACTGGTTGCCGCAGGCGGACGTGGTCACGGCCCCGTCCAGCCAGGGCAGGTCGTGGCCCATCCGGTCCCGCTTGGTGCGCAGGTACCGCAGGTTGTGCTCGCCCGCCTCGACCGGCATGGCCTCCCGGCTGGTGACCGTGATGCCGTGCCGTTCCAGGGCGGCGGACTTGTCGGGGTTGTTGGTCAGCAGGCGGACGCCGTGGACGCCGAGGTCGGCGAGGATCTGCGCGCCGGCGGCGTAGTCGCGGGCGTCGGCGGGCAGGCCCAGTTCCAGGTTGGCGTCGAGGGTGTCGCGGCCGCGTTCCTGGAGTTCGTAGGCGCGCAGCTTGGACAGCAGTCCGATGCCGCGGCCCTCGTGGCCGCGCAGGTAGACGACGACGCCGCGGCCCTCGGTCTTGATGCGTTCCATGGAGGCGTGCAGCTGGGGGCCGCAGTCGCAGCGCTGGGAGGCGAAGATGTCGCCGGTCAGGCACTCGGAGTGCATGCGGACCAGGATGTCGGAGCCGTCGCCGATGTCGCCGTGGACGAGTGCGACGTGTTCGACGCCGTCGACGGTGGAGCGGTAGCCGTGGGCGGTGAAGTCGCCGAACGCGGTCGGCAGGTTGACCTCGGCCTCGCGGCGGACGGTGGGTTCGGCGGAGCGGCGGTAGGCGATCAGGTCCTCGATGGAGGTGATCGTCAGGCCGTGCTTGCGGGCGAAGGGGATCAGCTCGGGCAGGCGCAGCATGACGCCGTCCTCGCCGGCGATCTCCACGATGGCGCCGGCCGGGCGCAGGCCGGCGAGGCGGGCGAGGTCGACGGCGGCCTCGGTGTGGCCGTTGCGGACGAGGACGCCGCCGGGCTTGGCGCGCAGGGGGAAGACGTGGCCGGGGCGGACGAAGTCGCCGGGGCCGCTGACGCCGTCGGCGAGGAGGCGCAGGGTGGTGGCGCGGTCGGCGGCGGAGATGCCGGTGGTGACGCCGTGGGCGGCACTCGCGTCGACGGAGACGGTGAAGGCGGTCTTCATCGACTCGGTGTTGTTCTGGACCATCTGCGGGAGTTCGAGGCGGTCGAGCTCCGGGCCCTCCATGGGGGCGCAGATCAGGCCGCGGCACTCGCTCATCATGAAGGCGACGATCTCGGGGGTGGCCTTCTCGGCGGCGATGACGAGGTCGCCCTCGTTCTCGCGGTCCTCGTCGTCGACGACGACGACGGGCCGGCCGGCCGCGATGTCGCGGATCGCCTGTTCGACGGGGTCGAGGCGGAAGGTCTCTTCGGGGATGTCGGGCACGGGCTTGAGGGTGGTCATGCCGCTGCTCCTTCGAGGGCCGGGGCGGGGGTGGTGCGGGAGCGCTGGTACCAGTCGTAGGCGCCCCACACCACGAGGGCGAAGTAGACGACGTAGACCAGGCCGGAGAAGGCCAGTCCGCCGGTGAAGGCGAGGGGGACGCCGACGAGGTCCACGAGGAGCCAGGCGAACCAGAACTCGACGAGGCCGCGGGCCTGGGCGACCATCGCGACGATGGTGCCGACGAAGATGTAGGCGTCGGCCCAGGGGCTCCAGGACAGCGTCGGGTAGAGCGTGAAGAGGCCGCCGACGGCGAGGGTGCCGAGGGCCGCGCCGCCGAGGAGCAGTGCGCGTTCGGTCCAGGTGGCGGTGCGTACGGCGATGGAGCCGTCCTGGGCCTGCTGCCTGCCGCGGTGCCAGGCGGTCCAGCCGAAGACGGCGACGCCGATGACGAGGAGCTGCTTGCCGACGCCGCCGGCGAGGTGCGCGGAGGCGTAGGCGGCGATGAGGATCAGTCCGGAGAGCAGCTGGGCGGGCCAGGTCCATATGGAGCGGCGCCAGCCGAGGGCGAGTGCGGCCAGGCCCATCAGGTTGCCGATCATGTCGGACCAGATGACCTTCTGGCCGAAGACGGTGAAGGCTTCCGCGTTGAGCCAGTTCAGGGCGGTCACCGGGCTTCTCCCGCCGGGTCCGCGTGCAGCGGGTCCACGCCGGCGGCGAGGAGGCGTTCGACGTACTTCGCGAGGACGTCGACTTCGAGGTTGACCGGGTCGCCGGGCTGCTTGAGGCCGAGGGTGGTCAGCGCGAGGGTGGTGGGGATGAGGCTGATGGTGAACCAGTCGGCTGCGGCCTCGACCACGGTGAGGCTGACGCCGTCGACGGTGATGGAGCCCTTCTCGACGACGTAGCGGGAGAGGTTGCGCGGGAGGGCGACCTTGACGATCTCCCAGTGCTCGGAGGGGGTGCGGGAGAGGATCTCGCCGGTGCCGTCGACGTGGCCCTGGACCAGGTGGCCGCCGAGCCGTCCGCCGAGGGCCATAGGGCGCTCCAGGTTGACGCGGGAGCCCTTGGCCAGGGCGCCGAGGCTGGAGCGGTTGAGGGTCTCCTGCATGACGTCGGCGGTGAACTCGCCGTCGGCGGTCTCGACGACGGTCAGGCAGACGCCGTTGACGGCGATGGAGTCGCCGTGCTTGGCGTCCTCGGTGACGAGGGGGCCGCGCAGCCGGAAGCGGGAGGCTTCCTGGAGCGGCTCGACGGCGGTGACCTCGCCCAGTTCTTCGACGATTCCGGTGAACACTCAGTGCTCCTTGGGGGCGGTGGCGGGAAGGGCGGTGATGCGCAGGTCGGGGCCCACGCGGACGGCCTCGGTGATGTCGAGGCGCAGGGCGTGGGAGATGTTCGTGACGCCCGCGTCGGCGAGGGCGGCGGGGCCGGCGCCGAGCAGGGCGGGGGCGAGGTAGCCGACGACGCGGTCGACGGTGCCGGCTTCGAGGAAGGCGCCCGCGAGGGTGGGGCCGCCTTCGAGGAGGAGGGAGCGCACGCCGCGGGCGTACAGCTCGGCGAGGAGCCGGTCGAGGGGGACGCGTCCGTCGTGCAGGGGCAGCCGGAGCAGGTCGGCGCCGGGCAGGTGGCGGGTGTCGGCGTCCTCGGCGACGACGAGCAGCGTGGGCGCGGCGTCGTCGAGGATGCGGGCGGTCGGCCGGAGGCCGGCGCGGGTGTCGAGGGCCACGCGCAGGGGCTGGGTGGCGCCGTCGATGCCGCGGACGGCCAGGTGCGGGTCGTCGGCGCGCAGGGTGCCGCCGCCGACGAGGACGGCGTCGGCCTCGGCGCGCAGGCGGTGGACGTCCGCGCGGGATTCGGCGGAGCTGATCCAGCGGCTGCTGCCGTCGGCGGCGGCGCTGCGGCCGTCGAGGGTGGCGGCGTACTTCCAGGTGACATGGGGCCGGCCGAGGCGTACGGAGGTCAGCCAGGCGGTGTTGACGGCCTCGGCCTCGGCCTGGAGCAGGCCGGCCTCGGTGTCGATCCCGGCGGCGCGCAGGGTGGCGGCGCCGCCGCTGGCCTGCGGGTTCGGGTCGGGGACGGCGTAGACGACGCGGGTGACGCCGGCGTCGGCGAGGGCCCGGGCGCAGGGTCCGGTGCGGCCGGTGTGGTTGCAGGGTTCGAGGGTGACGTAGGCGGTGCCGCCTCGGGCGGCGGAGCCTGCGGCGCGCAGGGCGTGGACCTCGGCGTGCGGTCCGCCGGCCCGCTGGTGCCAGCCCTCGCCGACGACGGTGCCGCAGGCGTCGGTGATGACGCAGCCGACGACCGGGTTGGGGCTGGTGGAACCGAGTCCGCGGGCGGCCAGCTCGACGGCTCGTCGCATGGCACGGGTTCCCGCGTCGGGTGCGGGTGCTGCGTGCGCGGCGTGTGTCGCCACCGGGTCC
This DNA window, taken from Streptomyces sp. TN58, encodes the following:
- a CDS encoding riboflavin synthase, yielding MFTGIVEELGEVTAVEPLQEASRFRLRGPLVTEDAKHGDSIAVNGVCLTVVETADGEFTADVMQETLNRSSLGALAKGSRVNLERPMALGGRLGGHLVQGHVDGTGEILSRTPSEHWEIVKVALPRNLSRYVVEKGSITVDGVSLTVVEAAADWFTISLIPTTLALTTLGLKQPGDPVNLEVDVLAKYVERLLAAGVDPLHADPAGEAR
- a CDS encoding bifunctional 3,4-dihydroxy-2-butanone-4-phosphate synthase/GTP cyclohydrolase II, coding for MTTLKPVPDIPEETFRLDPVEQAIRDIAAGRPVVVVDDEDRENEGDLVIAAEKATPEIVAFMMSECRGLICAPMEGPELDRLELPQMVQNNTESMKTAFTVSVDASAAHGVTTGISAADRATTLRLLADGVSGPGDFVRPGHVFPLRAKPGGVLVRNGHTEAAVDLARLAGLRPAGAIVEIAGEDGVMLRLPELIPFARKHGLTITSIEDLIAYRRSAEPTVRREAEVNLPTAFGDFTAHGYRSTVDGVEHVALVHGDIGDGSDILVRMHSECLTGDIFASQRCDCGPQLHASMERIKTEGRGVVVYLRGHEGRGIGLLSKLRAYELQERGRDTLDANLELGLPADARDYAAGAQILADLGVHGVRLLTNNPDKSAALERHGITVTSREAMPVEAGEHNLRYLRTKRDRMGHDLPWLDGAVTTSACGNQ
- a CDS encoding phosphoribosyl-ATP diphosphatase produces the protein MANKPSKTFEELFTELQHKAVEGDPSTSRTAELVHKGVHAIGKKVVEEAAEVWMAAEYEGKEAAAEEISQLLYHVQVMMVARGISLDDVYAHL
- the ribD gene encoding bifunctional diaminohydroxyphosphoribosylaminopyrimidine deaminase/5-amino-6-(5-phosphoribosylamino)uracil reductase RibD; protein product: MRRAVELAARGLGSTSPNPVVGCVITDACGTVVGEGWHQRAGGPHAEVHALRAAGSAARGGTAYVTLEPCNHTGRTGPCARALADAGVTRVVYAVPDPNPQASGGAATLRAAGIDTEAGLLQAEAEAVNTAWLTSVRLGRPHVTWKYAATLDGRSAAADGSSRWISSAESRADVHRLRAEADAVLVGGGTLRADDPHLAVRGIDGATQPLRVALDTRAGLRPTARILDDAAPTLLVVAEDADTRHLPGADLLRLPLHDGRVPLDRLLAELYARGVRSLLLEGGPTLAGAFLEAGTVDRVVGYLAPALLGAGPAALADAGVTNISHALRLDITEAVRVGPDLRITALPATAPKEH
- a CDS encoding nicotinamide mononucleotide transporter family protein produces the protein MTALNWLNAEAFTVFGQKVIWSDMIGNLMGLAALALGWRRSIWTWPAQLLSGLILIAAYASAHLAGGVGKQLLVIGVAVFGWTAWHRGRQQAQDGSIAVRTATWTERALLLGGAALGTLAVGGLFTLYPTLSWSPWADAYIFVGTIVAMVAQARGLVEFWFAWLLVDLVGVPLAFTGGLAFSGLVYVVYFALVVWGAYDWYQRSRTTPAPALEGAAA
- the ribH gene encoding 6,7-dimethyl-8-ribityllumazine synthase, producing the protein MSGKGAPELSVKNCGDLRVAVIAAQWHEKVMDGLVDGALRALHELGIDEPTLLRVPGSFELPVVAKVLAGRGYDAIVALGVVIRGGTPHFDYVCQGVTQGLVQVSIDTGVPVGFGVLTCDNDEQALDRAGLEGSNEDKGHEAVTAAVSTAMTLRTVSEPWR
- the hisG gene encoding ATP phosphoribosyltransferase, whose protein sequence is MLRIAVPNKGSLSGPASAMLHEAGYRMRKESKELVVVDPENEVEFFYLRPKDIAIYVSSGKLDIGITGRDLLLDSGASAEEILPLNFGRSTFRYATTPGTAKGPEDFTGMTIATSYEGIVAKHLADQGIDASVVHLDGAVETAIQLGVAQIIADVVETGTSLRNAGLEVIGEPILTSEAVVIRGNAADADDPQVQQFLRRLQGVLVARSYVMMDYDCRAEHLERAVALTPGLESPTVSPLHNEGWVAVRAMVPAKEAQRIMDDLYELGARAILTTSIHACRL